A window of the Pseudomonas gozinkensis genome harbors these coding sequences:
- the rseP gene encoding sigma E protease regulator RseP, which translates to MSALYMIAGTLIALGVLVTFHEFGHFWVARRCGVKVLRFSVGFGMPLLRWHDKQGTEFVVAAIPLGGYVKMLDEREGEVPADQVHQSFNRKSVRQRIAIVAAGPVANFLLALVFFWVLAMLGSEQIRPVIGSVESGSIAATAGLSAGQEIVAIDGEPTSGWAAVNLQLVRRLGESGSLQMLVRDQGSTADSPRVLALDKWLKGADEPDPIRSLGIRPWRPALPPVLAELDPKGPAQAAGLKTGDRLLTLDGKGLDDWQQVVDTVRTRPDTKIVLRVERDGVQIDVPVTLAARGEKASPSGYLGAGVKAVDWPPEMIREVSYGPLAAIGEGARRTWTMSVLTLDSLKKMLFGELSVKNLSGPITIAKVAGASAQSGVADFLNFLAYLSISLGVLNLLPIPVLDGGHLLFYLIEWARGRPLSDRVQGWGIQIGISLVVGVMLLALVNDLGRL; encoded by the coding sequence ATGAGCGCGCTCTATATGATTGCCGGCACCCTGATCGCTCTGGGTGTGCTGGTTACCTTTCACGAATTCGGCCACTTCTGGGTCGCGCGTCGCTGTGGCGTCAAGGTTCTGCGTTTCTCCGTGGGCTTCGGCATGCCACTGCTGCGCTGGCACGACAAGCAGGGTACCGAATTCGTGGTCGCGGCCATTCCGCTGGGTGGCTACGTCAAGATGCTCGACGAGCGCGAAGGCGAAGTGCCGGCCGATCAAGTTCATCAGTCATTCAATCGCAAGTCCGTGCGTCAGCGTATCGCTATCGTCGCGGCCGGCCCTGTAGCCAACTTCCTGCTCGCGCTGGTGTTTTTCTGGGTGCTGGCCATGCTCGGCAGCGAGCAGATTCGCCCGGTCATCGGTTCGGTGGAGTCCGGCAGCATCGCCGCAACGGCTGGACTGAGCGCCGGTCAGGAAATCGTTGCGATCGACGGTGAGCCGACCTCGGGGTGGGCTGCGGTCAACCTTCAGCTGGTGCGGCGTCTGGGGGAAAGCGGCTCACTGCAAATGCTGGTGCGCGATCAGGGTTCCACGGCGGATTCGCCTCGTGTGCTGGCACTCGATAAATGGCTCAAGGGGGCTGACGAGCCGGATCCGATTCGCTCTCTCGGCATTCGCCCTTGGCGCCCGGCATTGCCGCCGGTGCTGGCCGAACTCGATCCGAAAGGTCCGGCACAGGCAGCCGGGCTGAAAACCGGCGATCGTCTGCTGACGCTGGATGGCAAGGGGCTGGATGACTGGCAGCAGGTGGTCGACACCGTTCGTACGCGTCCTGATACCAAAATCGTGCTGCGCGTCGAGCGCGACGGTGTTCAAATCGATGTCCCTGTGACACTGGCCGCGCGTGGCGAGAAGGCGTCGCCAAGCGGTTACCTGGGGGCGGGTGTGAAGGCTGTCGACTGGCCGCCGGAAATGATTCGCGAGGTCAGCTATGGGCCTTTGGCGGCGATTGGCGAGGGTGCCCGTCGTACCTGGACCATGAGCGTCCTGACGCTGGATTCACTGAAGAAAATGCTCTTCGGCGAGCTCTCGGTAAAAAACTTGAGTGGACCGATAACCATTGCTAAAGTGGCGGGCGCTTCTGCCCAGTCGGGCGTCGCTGATTTCCTGAATTTCCTTGCTTATCTGAGTATTAGCCTGGGGGTTCTGAATTTGCTGCCCATTCCTGTACTGGATGGGGGGCATTTGTTGTTTTATCTGATCGAGTGGGCGCGTGGTCGTCCCTTGTCGGATCGGGTGCAAGGTTGGGGGATACAGATCGGTATCAGTTTGGTGGTCGGAGTGATGTTGCTTGCTCTGGTCAACGATCTGGGTCGTCTGTAA